The Thiorhodovibrio litoralis genome includes a window with the following:
- a CDS encoding DUF2934 domain-containing protein, producing the protein MPFSAFSIHPDSMDERRSLNDRRQQGDRRDSRQGASANDSNKAEVASLRFASPPRKVVNRASRSQVNSRAVAEAAYFRAEKRGFLSGFETQDWLQAEKETLSGME; encoded by the coding sequence ATGCCTTTCTCTGCATTCTCGATTCACCCTGACTCCATGGACGAACGCCGCAGCTTGAACGATCGCCGACAACAGGGTGATCGCCGCGACAGCCGGCAGGGCGCGTCCGCGAATGATTCCAACAAGGCCGAGGTCGCCTCCCTGCGCTTCGCCTCGCCGCCGCGCAAAGTCGTGAATCGTGCTTCGCGATCGCAAGTCAATTCGCGGGCGGTGGCTGAGGCGGCTTATTTCCGGGCCGAGAAGCGCGGCTTTCTCAGCGGCTTCGAGACCCAGGACTGGCTCCAGGCCGAAAAAGAAACGCTGTCAGGCATGGAATGA
- a CDS encoding universal stress protein: MQNEQKILACVDQSHFAGFVTDTAAWAARRLDAPLQLMHIIKRQPELVSTHDHSGAIGVNAQQTLLKDLSDQDAARSKQVREQGRLFLNQLRERALGQGVTAPDVRQRYGDLEETLVEQQAGVRLFVLGRRGESAETTHRDLGRNVERLVRALNRPILAVTDDFREPQRVMIAFDGGAMTRRGVEMVARSPLFRGLPVHLVMSGQPRRDGAKQLDWARTTLENADLETTASNIPGDTEQVIARYVKEHAIDMLVMGAYGHSPLRSLFFGSKTTDLLRAATIPTLLLR, translated from the coding sequence ATGCAAAACGAACAGAAAATTCTCGCCTGCGTCGATCAGTCGCACTTCGCTGGCTTTGTCACCGACACCGCCGCTTGGGCCGCGCGCCGACTCGACGCACCGCTGCAGTTAATGCACATCATCAAGCGCCAGCCGGAGTTGGTCAGCACCCATGATCACAGCGGCGCCATTGGGGTGAATGCGCAGCAGACACTGCTGAAGGACCTGTCCGATCAGGATGCCGCGCGCAGCAAGCAAGTGCGCGAGCAAGGGCGGCTGTTTCTCAACCAACTGCGCGAGCGCGCCCTCGGCCAAGGTGTGACCGCGCCCGACGTGCGCCAGCGCTATGGCGATCTCGAGGAAACACTGGTCGAGCAGCAGGCCGGCGTGCGCCTGTTCGTGCTCGGGCGTCGCGGTGAGTCGGCCGAAACCACCCACCGCGATCTCGGGCGCAATGTCGAGCGCCTGGTGCGGGCATTGAATCGCCCGATTCTTGCCGTCACCGACGACTTCCGCGAGCCGCAACGGGTGATGATCGCCTTCGACGGCGGCGCCATGACCCGACGCGGCGTCGAGATGGTCGCCCGCAGCCCACTGTTTCGCGGTCTGCCGGTGCATCTGGTGATGTCGGGGCAGCCGCGGCGCGATGGCGCGAAACAGCTCGACTGGGCGCGCACCACGCTTGAGAACGCCGACCTTGAAACAACCGCGTCCAATATTCCAGGCGATACCGAGCAAGTCATCGCGCGCTATGTCAAAGAGCACGCCATCGACATGCTAGTCATGGGCGCTTACGGCCACTCACCGCTGCGCAGCCTGTTCTTCGGCAGCAAAACCACCGACCTGCTGCGCGCCGCGACCATTCCCACACTGCTGTTGCGCTGA
- a CDS encoding SulP family inorganic anion transporter gives MKRLRQDWLSNIRNDLLAGLVVALALIPEAIAFSIIAGVDPKVGLYASFSIAVVTAFVGGRPGMISAATAAMAVLMVDLVADHGLQYLLAATVLTGVLQMLAGWLRLGNLMRFISRSVITGFVNALAILIFMAQLPEITGSQLTVPVYAMLAAGLGIIYLFPYLTRAIPSPLVAIVSLTGVAIYFGLDVHTVGDMGQMPDSLPIFLLPDIPLNLETLSIIFPVSATLAVVGLLESLMTATIVDDLTDSKSNKNRECVGQGVANVATGFLGGMAGCAMIGQTVINIKSGGRGRLSTLAAGIFLLLMVVFANDWVARIPMAALVAVMIMVSIGTFNWASFRNLREHPLDANVVMIATVAVTVLTHDLAQGVLIGVLLSGFFFAHKVSRVLYVGSTPTREGRERVYHVIGQVFFSSADSFIASFDYKEVIEKVRIDVSRAHFWDITAVSALDKVVIKFRREGTEVEVTGLNEASATLIGRFAVHDKPDAVEQLMGH, from the coding sequence ATGAAACGACTTCGCCAGGATTGGCTATCCAACATTCGCAATGATCTGCTCGCCGGGCTAGTGGTGGCCCTTGCGCTTATCCCTGAGGCCATAGCCTTTTCCATCATCGCCGGGGTGGACCCCAAGGTCGGGCTCTACGCTTCCTTCAGCATTGCCGTGGTCACTGCCTTTGTTGGCGGGCGCCCTGGAATGATCTCAGCCGCCACCGCGGCAATGGCGGTGCTGATGGTCGATCTGGTGGCCGATCATGGGCTGCAGTATTTGCTCGCCGCCACGGTGCTGACCGGGGTGCTGCAAATGCTGGCCGGCTGGCTGCGCCTCGGCAACCTGATGCGCTTTATCTCGCGCTCGGTAATCACCGGCTTCGTCAATGCGCTGGCGATTTTGATCTTCATGGCGCAGTTGCCGGAGATTACCGGCAGCCAACTCACGGTGCCTGTCTATGCCATGCTCGCGGCCGGACTGGGGATCATCTATCTCTTCCCCTACCTGACCCGGGCGATCCCCTCGCCGCTGGTGGCCATCGTGTCACTGACGGGGGTGGCGATTTACTTCGGTCTGGATGTGCACACGGTCGGCGACATGGGGCAGATGCCCGATAGCCTGCCGATCTTCCTGCTGCCGGATATTCCGCTCAATCTGGAGACCCTGAGCATTATCTTCCCGGTCTCCGCGACGCTGGCGGTGGTCGGGCTGCTGGAATCCCTGATGACGGCGACCATCGTCGATGATCTGACCGACTCCAAGAGCAACAAAAACCGCGAGTGTGTCGGCCAGGGCGTGGCCAATGTCGCGACCGGGTTTCTCGGTGGCATGGCCGGGTGCGCGATGATCGGGCAAACGGTCATTAACATCAAATCCGGCGGACGCGGGCGCCTCTCGACCCTGGCGGCAGGCATCTTTCTGCTGCTGATGGTGGTGTTCGCCAACGACTGGGTGGCGCGCATCCCGATGGCGGCCCTAGTCGCGGTGATGATCATGGTCTCCATCGGCACCTTCAACTGGGCCTCGTTTCGCAACCTGCGCGAGCATCCGCTCGATGCCAATGTGGTGATGATCGCCACCGTGGCGGTCACTGTGCTGACCCACGACCTGGCTCAGGGCGTGCTGATCGGCGTGCTACTGTCGGGCTTTTTCTTTGCCCACAAAGTCAGCCGGGTGCTCTATGTCGGCTCCACGCCGACGCGGGAGGGACGCGAGCGCGTCTACCATGTGATCGGTCAGGTGTTTTTCTCCTCCGCTGATTCGTTCATCGCCTCCTTCGACTACAAAGAAGTCATCGAGAAAGTCCGCATCGATGTCAGCCGCGCGCATTTCTGGGACATCACCGCCGTCAGCGCGCTCGATAAGGTGGTGATCAAGTTTCGCCGCGAGGGCACAGAGGTCGAGGTCACTGGTCTGAATGAAGCCAGCGCGACCCTGATCGGACGCTTCGCGGTGCATGACAAGCCGGATGCTGTCGAACAGCTCATGGGCCACTGA
- a CDS encoding tRNA(Met) cytidine acetyltransferase TmcA, translated as MRERPKQRPTSVPARHRARRLLLVEGSPHETHRVAQALLRELGQDLPAPASVPWIGRGPSDSSSLVNQAEQLLGSECDLIVYDLFAGFDPDALAAASGALRGGGLLILLCPPLDQWPDFIDPAATRVATHPYRAEDVGQRFLARMALQLAGAAATLRLSAPTQVDVMAEVGTLRLSAPVPVDGMTQLPREQSGTPVSRLITTGDDPVFRPALRGALHPNAPTRMHPKLQSAAPDHWLLTDEQLQVLAAIRALITDTNPRPLVVSAGRGRGKSTALGLAAGELCQHAAHPVLITAPRYRAARTLLEHARGKAGSAMESMLRFLPPDAIVRERPAAELLLVDEAAGIPAPLLHDLLERYPRIVFATTTQGYEGTGCGFALRFFPLLDEQRPGWRHLELRQPVRFAAGDPLEALIDRLLLLDAEPATAEQVKSSIGPPPRIARIDRDQLIAQEDQLRQLFGLLRLAHYQTRPSDLRHLLDGPNLSLTALHRGNSDTLLATALSAREGTLDDALSAAIFAGERRPRGHLLPQTLSAHAGLAEAPRLSYSRIVRIAVHPAAQRQGLGRHLLEHLVQQAAADGCDLIGASFGATAELLAFWHACGFMPVQLGSHRNAATGAHAAVVLRALTPPGQTLLTQARVQFAERLLHLLPGRLNALEPALVLALLRESAQQRLPGETTPAEFPASLPASIQAELHAFANQKRTIEAALPVLARLAPQPLGDAISRSTLSQRQAESFIAAVLQQHPPENIAQQNGYSGRAALITDLRKTAASLALMVQRHPESA; from the coding sequence ATGCGAGAAAGGCCAAAGCAACGGCCAACCTCCGTTCCCGCGCGGCACCGTGCCCGGCGGCTCCTGCTCGTCGAAGGCTCCCCGCACGAAACCCACCGGGTCGCGCAGGCCCTGCTCCGTGAACTGGGCCAGGATTTGCCAGCTCCCGCCTCTGTCCCCTGGATTGGCCGCGGTCCATCCGACTCCAGCTCACTGGTCAACCAGGCAGAACAACTCCTCGGCAGCGAGTGCGATCTGATCGTCTATGATCTCTTTGCCGGGTTCGACCCCGATGCCCTGGCCGCCGCGAGCGGTGCTCTGCGCGGTGGCGGCCTGCTGATCTTGCTGTGTCCACCGCTCGACCAATGGCCGGATTTTATCGATCCCGCCGCCACGCGCGTCGCAACTCATCCCTATCGGGCAGAAGATGTCGGCCAGCGCTTCCTGGCGCGCATGGCCCTGCAATTGGCTGGCGCGGCTGCAACCTTGCGACTGAGCGCGCCCACCCAGGTTGATGTCATGGCTGAAGTCGGAACCCTGCGGCTAAGCGCACCCGTCCCTGTTGATGGTATGACTCAACTACCGCGCGAGCAGAGCGGCACCCCAGTCAGCAGACTGATCACCACAGGTGACGATCCTGTCTTCCGTCCCGCCCTGCGCGGTGCCTTGCATCCCAATGCCCCCACAAGAATGCACCCCAAGTTGCAATCTGCCGCCCCCGACCACTGGCTGCTCACCGACGAGCAACTGCAAGTCCTCGCGGCCATCCGCGCCCTAATAACCGATACCAACCCCCGCCCCTTGGTCGTCAGCGCCGGGCGCGGCCGCGGCAAATCCACCGCGCTGGGCCTGGCTGCGGGCGAGCTGTGCCAGCACGCCGCGCACCCTGTCCTGATCACCGCCCCGCGCTATCGCGCCGCGCGCACCCTGCTCGAGCACGCCCGCGGCAAGGCCGGGTCAGCCATGGAATCCATGCTGCGCTTCCTGCCCCCGGACGCCATCGTCCGCGAGCGCCCCGCCGCCGAACTGCTGCTGGTCGACGAGGCCGCCGGCATTCCGGCGCCGCTATTGCATGACCTGTTGGAGCGATATCCGCGCATCGTCTTCGCCACCACCACCCAAGGCTACGAAGGCACCGGCTGTGGCTTCGCACTGCGCTTCTTTCCGCTGCTCGATGAACAACGACCGGGCTGGCGGCATCTCGAGCTGCGCCAGCCGGTGCGCTTTGCCGCCGGCGACCCGCTCGAAGCGCTGATCGATCGCCTGCTGCTGCTCGACGCCGAACCGGCAACCGCCGAGCAGGTCAAGTCCAGCATCGGGCCGCCGCCGCGGATCGCGCGGATCGATCGCGATCAGCTCATCGCGCAGGAAGACCAACTGCGCCAGCTCTTCGGCCTGCTCAGGCTCGCGCACTACCAGACCCGTCCGAGCGACCTGCGCCACCTGCTCGATGGGCCGAACCTGAGCCTGACCGCGCTCCACCGCGGCAACAGCGACACCCTGCTCGCCACCGCCCTGAGCGCCCGCGAAGGCACTCTGGACGATGCGCTGAGCGCCGCCATCTTCGCCGGCGAGCGCCGCCCGCGCGGCCATCTGCTACCCCAAACCCTCTCGGCACATGCCGGTCTCGCCGAGGCACCGCGACTCAGCTACAGCCGCATTGTGCGCATCGCCGTGCATCCAGCCGCGCAGCGCCAGGGCCTCGGCCGCCACCTGCTCGAGCATCTGGTGCAACAAGCCGCCGCGGATGGCTGCGACCTGATCGGCGCCAGCTTCGGCGCCACCGCCGAGCTCCTGGCATTCTGGCACGCCTGCGGCTTCATGCCAGTGCAGCTTGGCAGCCACCGCAATGCCGCCACCGGCGCCCACGCCGCCGTCGTGCTGCGTGCGCTTACCCCGCCCGGCCAGACACTCCTGACCCAAGCCCGCGTCCAATTCGCCGAACGCCTGCTGCACCTGCTCCCCGGCCGCCTCAACGCACTAGAGCCCGCGCTGGTCCTGGCGCTCCTCAGGGAAAGCGCTCAACAGCGGCTCCCAGGCGAAACAACTCCAGCAGAGTTCCCCGCATCCCTGCCAGCATCCATCCAGGCCGAGTTGCACGCCTTCGCCAACCAAAAGCGCACGATTGAAGCTGCCCTGCCCGTCCTTGCCCGCCTCGCCCCCCAGCCCCTTGGCGATGCCATCTCCCGGAGCACACTCAGCCAACGACAAGCCGAGAGCTTCATCGCCGCCGTCCTGCAGCAGCATCCGCCCGAAAATATTGCACAACAAAATGGCTATTCAGGTCGTGCCGCTCTGATAACCGATTTGCGCAAGACCGCGGCCTCGCTAGCGCTCATGGTTCAGCGCCACCCCGAATCCGCTTGA
- a CDS encoding ATP-binding protein, with product MERFFNTSGPVDPDDHYSLPPLQRVDWTEINHLIGTKRYFVLHAPRQTGKTSTLLAIMAELNRESRFACVYANIEGAQAARGDATIGIPTVCSAIARAIDIHLGDTRIKTWLANEGRGIVAQDQLTTLLEHWCRQSSTPVVLLLDEVDALVGDTLISLLRQIRAGYNQRPEAFPQSIILCGVRDVRDYRMRSADQEIITGGSAFNIKAESLRIGNFTADEVRALWLQHTEATGQHFAPEIFEPLWLDTRGQPWLVNALGYEITWKNKAARDRSRPITLEDYRDGRERLILSRATHLDQLADKLKEPRVHAVIAALLSTEGSQPQVPEDDLHYVEDLGLVRTRPKLEISNRIYQEIIPRELTWATQTMIANQETLWYLGQDRRLDMAKLLTAFQQFFREHGESWVERFEYREAGPQLLIQAFLQRILNGGGRLTREYALGRRRTDLLLEWPLDESAGFFGPVQRVVIELKLLHVGRTLDSILARSLEQTSDYADKAGAEDAHLVIFHRDPILTWEQRLWRREERWGPREISVWGC from the coding sequence ATGGAAAGGTTTTTCAATACCTCCGGGCCTGTCGATCCGGATGACCACTACAGTTTGCCACCCCTGCAGAGGGTCGATTGGACAGAAATCAATCATCTGATTGGGACCAAACGCTATTTCGTGCTGCACGCCCCGCGCCAGACCGGCAAGACCAGCACCCTGCTGGCCATCATGGCTGAGTTGAACCGGGAGAGCCGCTTCGCCTGTGTCTACGCCAATATCGAGGGCGCCCAAGCTGCGCGAGGAGACGCGACCATTGGAATACCCACAGTGTGCAGCGCCATCGCGCGCGCCATTGACATTCATCTCGGGGATACCCGCATCAAGACCTGGCTGGCGAACGAAGGGCGCGGCATCGTCGCCCAGGATCAGCTCACCACCTTGCTCGAGCACTGGTGCCGGCAGAGCTCCACGCCCGTGGTGCTGCTGCTCGATGAGGTCGACGCCCTGGTGGGCGACACCCTGATCTCCCTACTGCGCCAGATCCGCGCCGGCTATAATCAGCGGCCCGAGGCTTTTCCGCAAAGCATCATTCTGTGTGGCGTGCGCGATGTGCGCGACTACCGCATGCGCAGCGCTGATCAGGAAATCATCACCGGCGGCAGCGCTTTCAACATCAAAGCCGAGTCGCTGCGCATCGGCAATTTTACCGCAGACGAGGTGCGGGCGCTGTGGCTACAACACACAGAGGCAACGGGCCAGCACTTTGCGCCGGAAATCTTCGAGCCACTCTGGCTCGATACCAGGGGCCAGCCCTGGCTGGTCAACGCTCTGGGCTACGAAATAACCTGGAAAAATAAAGCCGCCCGCGACCGCTCGCGCCCCATCACGCTCGAAGACTACCGCGACGGTCGCGAGCGGCTGATCCTGTCGCGAGCCACCCATCTCGACCAACTCGCCGACAAGCTCAAGGAGCCGCGGGTGCACGCGGTAATCGCGGCGCTGCTTTCCACTGAGGGCTCCCAGCCGCAGGTACCTGAGGACGATCTGCACTATGTCGAGGACCTGGGCCTAGTGCGCACCCGCCCCAAGTTGGAAATCAGCAACCGTATCTACCAGGAAATCATCCCCCGGGAGCTAACCTGGGCCACCCAGACGATGATCGCCAATCAGGAAACCCTCTGGTACCTGGGCCAGGATCGGCGGCTCGATATGGCCAAGCTGCTGACTGCCTTTCAGCAGTTTTTCCGCGAGCATGGCGAGAGCTGGGTGGAGCGCTTCGAGTACCGCGAGGCCGGCCCGCAATTGCTGATTCAAGCCTTCTTGCAGCGAATACTCAACGGCGGTGGCCGCTTGACTCGGGAATACGCCCTCGGCCGCCGGCGCACGGACCTCTTGCTAGAGTGGCCACTGGATGAAAGCGCCGGCTTTTTCGGCCCGGTGCAGCGCGTGGTCATTGAGCTGAAACTGCTGCACGTCGGGCGCACCTTGGACAGCATCCTGGCCCGGAGCCTGGAGCAGACATCCGACTACGCCGACAAGGCCGGCGCCGAAGATGCCCACTTGGTCATTTTCCACCGCGATCCGATTCTCACCTGGGAGCAGCGACTGTGGCGGCGCGAGGAGCGCTGGGGACCGCGTGAGATCAGCGTTTGGGGTTGTTGA
- a CDS encoding N-acetylglutaminylglutamine amidotransferase: MCGLCGEIRFDDKPIDLAALAAINDTMAPRGPDGRGLFQQGALALGHRRLSIIDLSTHAAQPMVDNTLGLSVAFNGCIYNYQSLREELIGKGYQFFSHGDTEVVLKAFHAWGERCVERFHGMFAFAVAERDSGRLTLVRDRLGIKPLYLAEVPGGLRFASSLPALLAGGGIDTDLDPVALHYYMHFHSVVPAPYTILRGVRKLPPASIRVIEADGRSREHCYWEPQFEAQAGDAGRSEQDWHALVLESLRTAVDRRLVADVDVGVLLSGGLDSSLIVGLLAEQGQTGLNTFSVGFESVGSEVGDEFQYSDIIASHYGTKHHKIQVDSKAKLLPNLPGCVRAMAEPMVSHDVIGFYLLSQEVAKHVKVVQSGQGADEVFGGYHWYPPMVGSTDPLTDYARAFCDREQAEFCQAVHPRFHGEDYSRDFIRAHFAHPGADAPVDKALRIDQTIMLVDDPVKRVDNMTMAWGLEARVPFLDHELVELAARVPDGLKLADEGKGILKAIGRKVIPSEVIDRPKGYFPVPALKYLRGDVLDMVRGVVTSKRAQERELFQAGYVENLLAAPEDHITPLRGSKLWQVALLNLWLDEHGL, encoded by the coding sequence ATGTGTGGACTCTGCGGAGAGATCCGTTTCGACGACAAGCCTATTGATCTCGCCGCGCTGGCGGCCATCAATGACACCATGGCGCCGCGCGGGCCGGATGGCCGCGGGCTGTTTCAGCAGGGCGCGCTCGCCCTTGGTCACCGGCGTCTGAGCATTATTGATCTCAGCACCCATGCCGCCCAGCCGATGGTCGATAACACCCTGGGGCTGAGCGTGGCCTTCAACGGCTGCATCTATAACTACCAATCCCTGCGCGAAGAGCTCATCGGCAAGGGTTATCAATTCTTCTCCCATGGCGACACCGAGGTGGTGCTCAAGGCCTTTCACGCCTGGGGCGAGCGCTGTGTTGAACGCTTTCATGGCATGTTCGCCTTTGCGGTGGCGGAGCGTGACAGCGGCCGGCTGACGCTGGTGCGCGATCGCTTAGGGATCAAGCCGCTGTATTTGGCCGAGGTACCGGGCGGTTTGCGCTTTGCCTCCAGCCTGCCGGCGCTGCTCGCCGGCGGCGGTATCGATACCGATCTCGACCCGGTCGCGCTGCACTATTACATGCATTTTCATTCCGTGGTGCCGGCGCCTTACACCATCTTGCGCGGGGTGCGTAAGCTGCCGCCGGCGAGCATCCGCGTCATCGAGGCAGATGGCCGCTCGCGCGAGCACTGCTACTGGGAGCCGCAATTTGAAGCTCAGGCCGGGGACGCGGGGCGCAGCGAGCAGGACTGGCATGCGCTGGTGCTAGAGTCCTTGCGCACCGCGGTCGACCGCCGGTTGGTGGCGGATGTGGATGTCGGCGTGCTGCTCTCGGGCGGACTGGACTCCAGCCTGATCGTCGGCTTGCTGGCTGAGCAGGGGCAGACCGGGCTCAATACCTTCTCGGTCGGCTTCGAGTCGGTCGGCAGCGAGGTGGGCGATGAGTTCCAGTACTCGGACATCATCGCCAGTCACTATGGCACCAAGCATCACAAGATTCAGGTCGACTCAAAGGCCAAATTGCTGCCGAACCTGCCCGGCTGCGTGCGCGCCATGGCCGAGCCCATGGTCAGCCATGACGTGATTGGCTTTTATCTGCTTTCCCAAGAGGTCGCCAAGCATGTGAAGGTGGTGCAAAGCGGGCAGGGCGCTGATGAAGTCTTTGGCGGCTACCACTGGTATCCGCCGATGGTCGGCAGCACTGATCCGCTGACCGATTATGCGCGCGCCTTTTGCGACCGCGAGCAGGCCGAGTTCTGCCAAGCGGTGCATCCGCGTTTTCATGGCGAGGATTACAGCCGCGACTTCATCCGCGCGCATTTCGCCCATCCGGGTGCGGATGCGCCGGTCGACAAGGCACTGCGCATCGATCAGACCATCATGCTGGTGGATGACCCGGTCAAGCGCGTGGATAACATGACCATGGCCTGGGGGCTGGAAGCACGGGTGCCCTTCCTCGATCACGAGCTGGTCGAGCTGGCTGCGCGGGTGCCTGATGGGCTCAAGCTGGCCGACGAGGGCAAGGGCATTCTCAAGGCTATCGGGCGCAAGGTGATTCCATCGGAGGTCATCGACCGGCCCAAGGGCTACTTCCCGGTGCCGGCGCTCAAGTATCTGCGCGGGGATGTGCTAGACATGGTGCGCGGGGTGGTGACCTCCAAGCGCGCCCAAGAGCGCGAGCTGTTTCAGGCAGGCTATGTCGAGAATCTGCTGGCAGCACCCGAGGATCACATCACGCCGTTGCGTGGCTCCAAGCTGTGGCAGGTGGCTTTGTTAAACCTTTGGCTCGATGAACATGGGCTTTAG
- the ngg gene encoding N-acetylglutaminylglutamine synthetase — translation MAIKDRNHHRLARKHAPTLTNWQPRAAERQIAADDKMVDCGWGRLIFGQTFSDLEQLARTLQEERSGKRDVALYLRDPHVVLSFAPQDLFLDPSHTFRLWLERYHYSSRRPKGFVVRLLNSRSDAEAIHRLYCARKMVPPPPEFIWENHASKVLHFWVAEDEQDGAILGAVNGVDHVEAFGDRENGASLWALAVDSQAPYPGIGETLVRQVAEFFQARGRAFLDLSVMHDNKQAIRLYEKLGFERVPVFALKNKNAFNEPLFIGRQPAADLNIYAGIIVNEARRRGIGTEVIDAEGGYFALNLGGRRIVCRESLSELTTAVAMSRCDDKSVTHRMLRRVGLRVPEQIKVEALDQAEAFLSKRGSVVVKPTRGEQGAGISVDVRDAAELERAIKRARRISDTVILEEFVSGDDLRVIVIDFDVVAAAIRKPAQVIGTGRHKVGELIHLQSRRRRAATGGESAIPLDDETERCVVQAGYRMDDMLPYGEVLQVRKTANLHTGGTIHDVTAKLHPDLKKAARAAARTLDIPVTGLDFIVPSVSEPEYVIIEANERPGLANHEPQPTAERFVDLLFPQTVTRP, via the coding sequence ATGGCAATCAAAGACCGCAACCATCACCGGCTGGCCCGCAAGCATGCGCCCACCCTGACCAACTGGCAGCCGAGGGCTGCGGAGCGCCAAATCGCAGCCGATGACAAGATGGTCGATTGCGGCTGGGGGCGGCTGATCTTCGGTCAGACTTTTTCTGACCTGGAACAACTCGCCCGCACCCTGCAGGAGGAACGCTCCGGCAAGCGCGATGTGGCGCTTTACCTGCGCGATCCGCACGTGGTGCTGTCCTTCGCCCCTCAGGACTTGTTTCTTGATCCCTCACACACCTTTCGACTCTGGCTCGAGCGCTACCATTACTCCTCGCGCCGGCCCAAGGGCTTTGTGGTGCGGTTGCTCAATAGCCGCAGCGATGCCGAGGCGATTCACCGGCTTTATTGTGCCCGCAAAATGGTGCCGCCGCCGCCGGAGTTCATCTGGGAGAATCATGCCTCCAAGGTGCTGCATTTCTGGGTGGCGGAAGACGAGCAGGACGGCGCTATTCTGGGCGCGGTCAATGGTGTTGATCATGTCGAGGCGTTCGGCGACCGCGAGAACGGCGCCAGCCTCTGGGCGCTGGCGGTGGACTCCCAGGCGCCTTATCCCGGCATCGGCGAGACCCTGGTACGTCAGGTGGCGGAGTTTTTCCAGGCGCGCGGGCGGGCGTTTCTTGACCTCTCGGTGATGCACGACAACAAGCAGGCGATTCGCCTGTACGAGAAGCTCGGCTTCGAGCGCGTGCCGGTGTTTGCGCTCAAGAACAAAAACGCCTTCAACGAGCCCCTGTTTATCGGCAGGCAGCCGGCGGCCGATTTGAATATCTACGCCGGCATTATCGTCAACGAGGCGCGTCGGCGCGGCATTGGCACCGAGGTCATCGACGCCGAAGGTGGCTATTTCGCCTTGAATCTTGGCGGGCGGCGCATCGTCTGCCGCGAGTCCCTGAGCGAGCTGACGACAGCGGTGGCCATGAGCCGCTGCGATGACAAGTCCGTGACCCATCGGATGTTGCGACGCGTGGGTCTGCGTGTGCCGGAGCAGATCAAGGTCGAGGCGCTCGATCAGGCCGAGGCCTTTCTGTCCAAACGCGGCAGCGTGGTGGTCAAGCCCACGCGCGGTGAGCAGGGTGCCGGCATCAGTGTCGATGTGCGCGACGCCGCCGAGCTGGAGCGCGCCATCAAGCGCGCGCGACGGATTTCCGACACGGTGATTCTGGAGGAATTCGTCAGCGGTGATGATCTGCGCGTGATTGTGATCGACTTCGATGTGGTGGCTGCGGCCATTCGCAAGCCAGCGCAGGTGATAGGCACCGGCCGCCATAAAGTGGGCGAGCTGATTCATCTGCAAAGCCGTCGGCGGCGCGCTGCAACCGGCGGGGAGAGCGCGATTCCGCTCGATGATGAGACCGAACGCTGTGTCGTTCAGGCCGGTTACCGCATGGACGACATGCTGCCCTATGGCGAAGTGCTGCAAGTGCGCAAGACAGCCAACCTGCACACCGGCGGGACCATTCATGACGTGACAGCCAAACTGCACCCGGACCTGAAAAAGGCCGCCAGGGCTGCCGCGCGTACCCTGGACATCCCGGTGACCGGGCTCGATTTCATCGTTCCCTCGGTCAGCGAGCCGGAATATGTCATTATTGAGGCGAATGAAAGGCCGGGACTGGCCAATCACGAGCCCCAGCCGACGGCTGAGCGCTTCGTCGATTTGCTGTTCCCGCAGACTGTTACCCGCCCATAG